The proteins below come from a single Mycolicibacterium sp. TY81 genomic window:
- a CDS encoding UDP-glucose/GDP-mannose dehydrogenase family protein produces the protein MRCTVFGTGYLGATHAAGMAELGHEVLGVDVDPGKIAKLAAGDIPFYEPGLRKMLRDNIEAGRLHFTTDYDEAAEFGDVHFLGVGTPQKKGEYAADLRYVQSVIDTLVPRLRRSAVIVGKSTVPVGTAAELGARARELAPAGIDVEVAWNPEFLREGFAVKDTLHPDRIVLGVQADSQRAEAAIRELYARILERGVPFLLTDLQTAELVKVSANAFLATKISFINAIAEVCEATNADVTVLADALGYDPRIGRRFLNAGLGFGGGCLPKDIRAFMARAGELGADPALTFLREVDSINMRRRTRMVELTTKACGGTLLGANIAVLGAAFKPESDDVRDSPALNVAGMLQLNGAAVNVYDPKAMDNSRRVFPTLNYSTSVLEACDRADAVLVLTEWQEFLDLDPEQLAATVRVKVVVDGRNCLDVGKWQAAGWRVHALGRNLTP, from the coding sequence ATGAGATGCACCGTGTTCGGTACCGGCTACCTCGGGGCGACGCACGCCGCCGGCATGGCGGAGCTCGGCCATGAGGTCCTCGGCGTCGATGTAGACCCCGGCAAGATCGCGAAGCTGGCGGCCGGTGACATCCCGTTCTACGAGCCCGGGCTGCGGAAGATGCTGCGCGACAACATCGAAGCCGGGCGGCTGCACTTCACCACCGACTATGACGAGGCTGCCGAGTTCGGTGACGTGCACTTCCTCGGCGTGGGCACCCCACAGAAGAAGGGGGAGTACGCCGCCGACCTGCGGTACGTGCAGTCCGTCATCGACACGCTGGTGCCGCGGCTGCGCCGGTCCGCGGTGATCGTCGGCAAGTCCACCGTGCCGGTGGGTACCGCCGCCGAACTCGGGGCCCGGGCCCGCGAGCTGGCGCCGGCGGGCATCGACGTCGAGGTGGCGTGGAACCCGGAGTTCCTGCGCGAAGGATTCGCCGTCAAGGACACCCTGCACCCGGACCGCATCGTGCTTGGCGTGCAAGCGGATTCGCAGCGCGCCGAAGCGGCGATCCGGGAGCTGTACGCCCGGATCCTGGAGCGCGGCGTGCCGTTCCTGCTGACCGACCTGCAGACCGCCGAACTGGTCAAGGTCTCCGCGAACGCCTTTCTGGCCACCAAGATTTCCTTCATCAACGCCATCGCCGAGGTGTGTGAAGCGACCAACGCCGACGTCACCGTGCTGGCCGACGCACTGGGCTACGACCCCCGGATCGGGCGGCGATTCCTCAACGCGGGCTTGGGTTTCGGTGGTGGTTGCCTGCCCAAGGACATCCGCGCCTTCATGGCCCGCGCCGGTGAACTCGGCGCCGACCCCGCGCTGACGTTCCTGCGCGAAGTGGACAGCATCAACATGCGCCGGCGTACCCGCATGGTGGAGCTGACCACCAAGGCGTGCGGTGGCACGCTGCTGGGCGCCAACATCGCGGTGCTGGGTGCGGCGTTCAAGCCCGAGTCCGACGACGTGCGTGACTCGCCCGCCCTCAACGTGGCCGGCATGCTGCAGCTCAACGGCGCGGCCGTCAACGTCTACGACCCCAAGGCCATGGACAACTCCCGCCGGGTCTTCCCGACGCTGAACTACTCCACTTCCGTCCTCGAGGCCTGCGACCGCGCCGACGCCGTGCTGGTCCTGACCGAATGGCAGGAGTTCCTGGACCTGGACCCCGAACAGCTGGCGGCCACCGTCCGGGTGAAAGTGGTTGTCGACGGCCGCAATTGCCTCGACGTCGGAAAATGGCAGGCTGCGGGCTGGCGGGTGCACGCCCTGGGCCGCAATCTGACGCCCTGA